The Onthophagus taurus isolate NC chromosome 2, IU_Otau_3.0, whole genome shotgun sequence genome includes a window with the following:
- the LOC139432721 gene encoding uncharacterized protein has translation MESRDILPFSECFVNEILNREFENKNVILEGNDDFKNSGIMIARGFVRSDDRPQALVVNLSDKIVRINKNTKLGNAIIGELPEHCSREFKVANIATKSSDVNKKNNDPVEQIDFSHLEFNDKNKVKKLLRKYNDIFGKGIGNLSSTHKIKHRIVTDDVPPITKRPYRVPYHQREMLQEKIDEMLEKGITMSITIMMSWRAHGVHLL, from the coding sequence ATGGAATCGCGAGATATTTTGCCCTTTTCAGAATGTTTTGTTAACGAAATCCTGAATCgagaatttgaaaataaaaatgtcattttagAAGGAAAtgatgatttcaaaaattcgggAATTATGATTGCACGTGGTTTTGTGAGATCAGATGATCGGCCACAAGCATTAGTGGTTAATTTATCCGATAAAATAGTACGGATAAATAAAAACACGAAGTTGGGGAATGCGATAATCGGAGAACTACCGGAGCATTGTTCTCGAGAGTTCAAGGTCGCGAATATTGCAACGAAGTCGTCAGACgtaaacaaaaagaataatGATCCCGTAGAGCAGATTGACTTTAGTCATCTGGAATTTAACGATAAAAATaaggttaaaaaattacttagaAAATATAACGATATTTTCGGCAAGGGAATCGGGAATCTTAGTAGTAcgcataaaataaaacatagaaTTGTTACTGATGACGTACCACCGATAACGAAACGGCCTTATCGAGTACCTTATCATCAGAGGGAAATGCTACAAGAAAAAATAGACGAAATGTTGGAAAAAGGAATAACGATGTCGATAACGATTATGATGTCATGGAGAGCCCATGGAGTGCACCTGTTGTAA